A stretch of DNA from Dokdonia sp. PRO95:
ACAAAGAAAAATCTTACAAATAGTTTACGAAGTTAGAAATATTATCGATTGAAGTACAGGTGTGTACGTGTTTTATTTGTCAAGTGTTACTTGTTTTTTATGTTATTATAAGCTAAAGAAGTTATTTTGTTAAATTCATCCTCAGTAACCACTTTTCCATTAGATGGTTTAATTATTGCTTCGGTATTTTTTTTAGAAAACAGGATTTCTTTTAGTGTGGTTGTAGTGCCATTTTTTTCTAATTTCATAATGATTCCAGGCAATCCTCCATAACCGTCGGGTCCAAATGACAATGATATTTCAGGAGAATACCATGCAATAATCTTTATTTGTTGCTCCTTTCCTGAATAAGATATGTTTTCAATAGTTGTGGCCTTATAACAAAGGTAATTGTCAATTTGAAGAGTATCTTTTGACAGTGTCCAATTGATTTTATTTTTTTTTATAATATATTTTTCTCCATCAAATTCTTTAATGTTTAATACAATATCTTGTGCGGTGTCGAAATAAATACTACCTGAAAAATTAGCAAAACCCAAGGTCATAGCATTTATTACCGGATTAGTTTTTATATGGAGGGATTCTTGTTTTGCGTAGCTAGCTTTTTTATTATTAAAATCTAATTGATAATTCCAATTTTGAAGATTCTTCAAAATCTGTTTTCTATATGATTTTTGTTTAAGGCTAAGATTTGATATATCGTTGTTGAGCGATGTTAATTCTTTACTATAGATAGCTTTGCCAGATTGGGCAGTTAAGGATGTTACACAAAAGAATAGAAGTCCTATAAAGCACTTTGATTTCATAGTTGTCAATGTTTAATAAACCAGATACTGTCAGAATTAATAGTAATGTTAGTATCTGGTTTTGAAAAATGTAAAGACTCAAGTATTAGTTTTGAGTTTCATAACAGGCGTCAAATGCAGCTGCGAAAACACGAAAAGAAATTTCAGCAGAGGGTATTGCATGTTGATTTGCCATATTATCAAGGAAATCTTGTTCTGTTTGAGATGCAACAGTAAAACAATCTGCATCAAAAAACTCCTCACTAACAATATTAGCGTTTAGATTAGTAGAAGCTACTATAAGTAGTGCAACAAATGATGAGCTGATAATTTTCTTCATAATATATTGATTTTTAGATTAATGAGTTTCGAACCTAAAAAAAAAAAAACGAACCAACAAAGAAAAATCTTACAAATAGTTTAGAAAGTTAGAAATATTATTGATTGAAGTACAGGTGTTTATGTTTCTAAAACTCCCCTTTTATAACCTCTACAAGCTCTTTAAACTCGCCATCGGTAAGTGTTACTTTTTTCTTAAACTGGATATCTTCCATAGTTTGTAGCGGTACAAGATGTACATGTACGTGAGGAACTTCAAGACCTATTACAGAAACGCCTACGCGTTTACAAGGCACTGCTTTTTCTAGAGCAATTGCAACCTTGCGAGAGAATAGCATGAGATCGAGGTATTCTTGTTCTTCAAGATCAAATATTTTATTTACCTCTTTTTTAGGAATACAAAGTGTGTGTCCTTTTGCATTAGGATTTACATCTAGAATGGCGATGTGCTTATCATCTTCGGCAACGATGTGTCCTGGGATTTCTCGGTTTATGATTTTTGTGAAAATGCTTGGCATAATTTGAAATTGAAATTGAAATTGAAATTGAACTCGAACTCGAACAAGCTCCTTATTTACTATTTTTAATTCTGGTGACGATTATTCTTATGAGTTGATCGTTTTCATTCCTGAGCGATGCGAGATTGTTTTCTGATAATATATTTGCTTTAACTTGAATGTTGAGATTGCGCATGCTTTCCCTTAGTTCTTTTAAACAAATTCTGAGTTTATGAACTTTATCGTTAGTAGTTCCCGCCCCTAAGGCTTCTCCATAGTTTAAAGCAGATGAGCAAGATGATCTTATCAATTGTTTTGCGAGATATTCTGCAGCAAATGAAGATGGTTTTTTACTGTAAAGTATAATAACCGCAGCAGCAAAATCTTCCAGTCGCTCACTCAAATCGAAACGTTTGTCGCTCATATTATAATTATTTAGCCAACTTCATTTTTCAAATTCTAGTTCAATTTCAACTTCAATTTCGAGTTCTACTTAGTCCCTTGAGATAGAAACAACGTCAAATTTCATCACGCCACTTGGCACTTGAATCTCAGCTACTTCACCTACTTCCTTGCCTAGTAGCCCTTTACCTATAGGTGAGTCTACAGAGATGAGTCCCTTTTTAATATCGGCTTCATTTTGAGCTACAAGTTTGTAGGTCATGGTTGCGCCATTAATTTGATTTTTAATCTTTACCGTAGAGTGCACAAGTACTTTAGAAGTGTCTAGTTGTGACTCGTCAATGATACGTGCATTTGAGGCTAGGTTTTCTAGTTTTGCAATGCGCATCTCAAGCATACCTTGCGCTTCCTTTGCGGCATCATATTCGGCGTTCTCACTTAAATCTCCTTTGTCACGAGCATCTGCA
This window harbors:
- a CDS encoding GLPGLI family protein, which gives rise to MKSKCFIGLLFFCVTSLTAQSGKAIYSKELTSLNNDISNLSLKQKSYRKQILKNLQNWNYQLDFNNKKASYAKQESLHIKTNPVINAMTLGFANFSGSIYFDTAQDIVLNIKEFDGEKYIIKKNKINWTLSKDTLQIDNYLCYKATTIENISYSGKEQQIKIIAWYSPEISLSFGPDGYGGLPGIIMKLEKNGTTTTLKEILFSKKNTEAIIKPSNGKVVTEDEFNKITSLAYNNIKNK
- a CDS encoding HIT family protein encodes the protein MPSIFTKIINREIPGHIVAEDDKHIAILDVNPNAKGHTLCIPKKEVNKIFDLEEQEYLDLMLFSRKVAIALEKAVPCKRVGVSVIGLEVPHVHVHLVPLQTMEDIQFKKKVTLTDGEFKELVEVIKGEF
- a CDS encoding four helix bundle protein; amino-acid sequence: MSDKRFDLSERLEDFAAAVIILYSKKPSSFAAEYLAKQLIRSSCSSALNYGEALGAGTTNDKVHKLRICLKELRESMRNLNIQVKANILSENNLASLRNENDQLIRIIVTRIKNSK
- the greA gene encoding transcription elongation factor GreA, producing the protein MSKVNYYTAEGLKKLKDELNHLRDVERPKASQDIADARDKGDLSENAEYDAAKEAQGMLEMRIAKLENLASNARIIDESQLDTSKVLVHSTVKIKNQINGATMTYKLVAQNEADIKKGLISVDSPIGKGLLGKEVGEVAEIQVPSGVMKFDVVSISRD